The sequence below is a genomic window from Natrinema salifodinae.
GGTCGGATCATCCCCGGCTACTCACAGTCAGGATACCGAAGTGATGGATACGTGGGTGGCCCGCTCAAGGAGGGAGAGGCCGAATCAAACACCGAACCCGGTCGGGGGCCAGTTCCGTGGAAAAACGTCGACGACGTGACTGCATCCGATTGGATGGGTCTCGAGTGGAGTGGCCCCTATCGGCTTGAAGATCGACTTGAGCCGGATCTACCCGACGCGGGTGTCTACCGAATTTGGTACGAAGGTGACGCGCCACCACTGGCGTATATCGGCGAGACGAAAGCATTCTCACGACGACTCCGGCAACACGAGAACACGTTTGGTAGTGAGGCGCTGTTTTCAGTAGCCGTCCCAGACGGAATGGACGCAAAACACAAGCGAACCGAGGTCGAGACTGACCTGATTGGTACGCACTATCTCGTGACACAGCGATCACCGACAGCGCAGTTCGGGAATTGAGTTAGTAGCAGAGACCAGATTCGGCGCAGTCTACGAGTTTTGTCGGACTCTGTTCCCATCCTCAGACACACCACTCGTAGTTGTACTCATACAAATCCACTAGATAGCAAATTCAGTTCATGGCGGAGATCAAATATCCTTTATGTGAATCTCCCAGACTATCTCCATAGAGATGCCTCATTCAGGGAAACACCCACGCGATGACGTAAACCCGCTTTTTCGGAAGCTAACCCCAATAGGATATCACTATAACGGAAGAAACAATCAGAGGTTCGTCGGAACAGGATTTTTCTATTTTCATCAGTGGGGATTAGATGATTATGATGACCCCAGTCTTCCTTCTACTGGACCATATCTCGTCACAAATAAGCACGTAATAAATCCACCTGATAAGAGTGATCCAGATTCACTTATCATACACATCCGCCAATCCAGAGCCATAAGGGAGACAACCCGAAAAACTGTTGACCTTTATGATAGCGATGGATCGAAAAAATGGAGAGAGCATCCCGATAATGAGTGGATCGATATT
It includes:
- a CDS encoding GIY-YIG nuclease family protein is translated as MVQLTDMNERELYADDWMGVDWSEWLSLDLVDGDLTAISTDPGLYRVRHCDRDGLEYIGQTGRSTRGRVSALARNVHSKEMPFRDPHTAAPCLWAVRDRDGPAFEVSTATPSLATHDQDRKGLEEALIAIARREMGKSPTANFGRIIPGYSQSGYRSDGYVGGPLKEGEAESNTEPGRGPVPWKNVDDVTASDWMGLEWSGPYRLEDRLEPDLPDAGVYRIWYEGDAPPLAYIGETKAFSRRLRQHENTFGSEALFSVAVPDGMDAKHKRTEVETDLIGTHYLVTQRSPTAQFGN